The Citrifermentans bemidjiense Bem genome window below encodes:
- a CDS encoding methyl-accepting chemotaxis protein, with translation MFGKLKIGQRVSLAFGALLLLMIALAATAYWGITSVDHEVVKALDSDGVIAQHAGRARANILGLRRFEKDMILNVASPEKVDEYFKKWQGQEENLQQRLKTLEQAATGPKDRQVVKAIRTEAATYRDGLLKVHEAMAKGEIRTPAQGNAAISQYKDATHKMEGQASDFATDGYARLDGIKATIGQKLQKIVKLLVILVAVILVIGVGTTLYLSRKIGNILKSLIKETEGLTEAAVSGNLASRGNADKIDFEFRGIIVGLNQTMDAVIGPLNMAAEYVDRISKGDIPAKITDDYKGDFNEIKLNLNNCIDNVNALVTDANLLAEAAVAGRLATRADATRHSGDFRKVVDGVNNTLDAVIGPLNMAAEYVDRISKGDMPPEITEEYRGDFNSIKHNLNVLIQATNSITIAAKEVADGNLTVQLAERSGSDELMHALSSMVAKLSEVVTQVKTASDNVAAGSRQMSSGSEELSQGASEQAAAAEEASAAMEQMTANVRQNADNALQTEKIATKSATDAQQGGEAVAETVTAMKDIAGKISIIEEIARQTNLLALNAAIEAARAGEHGKGFAVVASEVRKLAERSQKAAAEISERSSSSVQIAEKAGDMLSRMLPDIQRTAELVQEISAACREQDSGAEQINKAIQQLDLVIQQNASAAEEMSSTAEELSSQSEQLQSTIGFFNIGADRTAGSLKQNVKAGSKPAAPKAPRAQSPRLTHAGPAGAALEMHPTDAEYERY, from the coding sequence ATGTTCGGCAAATTGAAAATCGGGCAGAGAGTGAGTTTGGCGTTCGGCGCGTTACTGCTGCTGATGATTGCTTTGGCGGCAACGGCCTATTGGGGCATTACCAGTGTCGACCATGAAGTCGTCAAAGCCCTCGACAGTGACGGGGTGATAGCCCAGCATGCCGGGCGGGCACGCGCCAACATACTGGGGCTGCGCCGTTTTGAGAAGGACATGATACTCAATGTCGCCTCCCCCGAAAAAGTCGATGAGTACTTCAAAAAATGGCAAGGGCAGGAGGAAAATCTTCAGCAGCGACTGAAGACCCTGGAGCAGGCCGCCACCGGGCCGAAGGACCGGCAAGTTGTAAAGGCGATCAGAACCGAAGCGGCCACCTACCGAGACGGCCTCCTCAAGGTGCATGAAGCGATGGCGAAAGGCGAGATCCGTACCCCTGCACAAGGTAACGCCGCAATCAGCCAGTACAAGGATGCCACCCACAAGATGGAAGGCCAAGCGTCGGACTTTGCCACGGACGGGTATGCCCGTCTGGACGGCATCAAAGCGACCATCGGTCAAAAACTGCAGAAAATAGTGAAGTTACTGGTCATTTTGGTGGCTGTGATCCTGGTGATCGGCGTAGGCACCACCCTCTATCTCTCCAGAAAGATCGGAAATATCCTGAAATCGCTGATTAAGGAGACGGAAGGACTCACCGAGGCGGCGGTGAGCGGAAATCTCGCCAGCCGCGGCAATGCGGATAAGATAGATTTCGAGTTCCGCGGGATCATCGTCGGACTGAACCAGACGATGGACGCGGTGATAGGGCCACTGAACATGGCGGCCGAGTACGTGGACCGGATCTCCAAGGGGGACATTCCCGCCAAGATAACCGACGACTACAAGGGTGACTTCAACGAGATAAAACTCAACCTCAACAACTGCATCGACAACGTGAACGCACTGGTCACCGATGCAAACCTGCTCGCCGAGGCCGCGGTCGCCGGGAGACTCGCCACGCGTGCCGATGCCACCAGGCATAGCGGGGACTTCCGGAAGGTCGTGGATGGCGTGAACAACACGCTGGACGCGGTTATCGGCCCCCTGAACATGGCCGCCGAGTACGTGGACCGGATCTCCAAAGGGGACATGCCTCCCGAAATAACCGAAGAGTACCGGGGAGACTTCAACTCGATCAAGCACAACCTGAATGTGCTGATCCAGGCGACCAACAGCATCACGATCGCAGCGAAGGAGGTTGCGGACGGAAACCTTACCGTACAACTCGCGGAGCGCTCCGGCAGCGACGAGCTGATGCACGCCCTTTCGAGCATGGTTGCCAAGCTTTCCGAGGTGGTGACCCAGGTGAAGACCGCCTCCGATAACGTGGCCGCCGGAAGCCGGCAGATGTCGTCAGGTTCCGAAGAGCTCTCCCAAGGCGCCAGCGAACAGGCTGCCGCCGCCGAAGAGGCGTCCGCAGCAATGGAGCAGATGACCGCCAACGTCAGGCAGAACGCGGACAACGCCCTGCAGACCGAGAAGATCGCGACCAAGTCCGCAACGGACGCACAGCAGGGTGGGGAGGCCGTCGCCGAGACGGTGACGGCGATGAAGGATATTGCCGGTAAAATCTCCATTATCGAAGAGATCGCCAGGCAGACCAACCTTCTCGCCTTGAACGCCGCCATAGAAGCGGCACGGGCGGGCGAGCACGGCAAAGGGTTCGCCGTTGTGGCAAGCGAAGTGAGAAAGCTGGCTGAGCGCTCCCAGAAAGCCGCCGCCGAGATATCGGAGCGCTCCTCCTCCAGCGTCCAGATCGCGGAAAAGGCAGGAGATATGCTGAGCAGGATGCTCCCGGACATCCAGCGCACGGCCGAACTGGTCCAGGAGATCTCCGCCGCGTGCCGGGAGCAGGACAGCGGAGCCGAACAGATCAACAAGGCGATCCAGCAGCTCGACCTGGTGATCCAACAAAACGCCTCAGCAGCCGAAGAGATGTCGTCCACCGCCGAGGAGCTTTCCTCCCAGTCCGAGCAACTGCAAAGCACCATCGGCTTCTTCAACATCGGTGCAGATCGCACGGCGGGTTCGTTGAAGCAGAACGTAAAGGCGGGCTCAAAGCCTGCGGCCCCAAAAGCACCTCGGGCCCAAAGCCCTCGCTTGACCCATGCCGGCCCAGCGGGTGCTGCCTTGGAAATGCACCCGACCGACGCGGAGTACGAGCGTTACTGA
- a CDS encoding DUF2059 domain-containing protein: MAEKIAARVAGAAALPPLKKEIQMKIASFTIVLVLLMVSVAFALEDTSLNRLTQAERYLEVTPPKDLLQDAAEQMAMNFDPSERQAFKDLMTKHLDIEALTKTMKDTMVKHFTADELKALADFYGSVEGKSSMKKFGAYMADVMPSIQAEMLKAISKANREVADTEEEK; encoded by the coding sequence TTGGCTGAAAAAATAGCGGCCCGCGTTGCAGGTGCCGCCGCCCTCCCCCCACTGAAAAAGGAGATACAGATGAAAATTGCGTCTTTCACAATTGTGCTGGTGCTTTTGATGGTTTCCGTGGCATTTGCGCTTGAAGACACCTCTTTGAACAGGCTGACCCAAGCGGAACGATACCTGGAGGTGACCCCGCCAAAAGATCTGCTTCAGGATGCAGCCGAGCAGATGGCCATGAACTTTGACCCGTCAGAGCGGCAGGCGTTCAAGGACTTGATGACGAAACATCTGGATATCGAAGCCCTCACCAAGACAATGAAAGACACAATGGTGAAGCATTTTACTGCTGACGAACTGAAAGCCCTCGCAGACTTCTACGGTTCAGTGGAAGGGAAGTCGTCTATGAAGAAGTTTGGAGCATATATGGCAGACGTGATGCCATCCATTCAAGCCGAAATGCTCAAAGCAATCTCAAAGGCCAATCGTGAAGTTGCAGATACAGAAGAGGAGAAATGA
- a CDS encoding DUF3592 domain-containing protein: MVLGPGKIVGTFFTILALIVAVTTIVRIQVSMRMQYVNGELADDTNGSKDISYTIGRVGTSKGNTVNVRVRYRYMVQGKEYKGHIFTLNGNSYATFSEDKVKKLISDLTSSPQIRVWYDPKHPEFSVIVEPKLGIEWMWLGSLVLLALLSFKYLDRAIIRMQGLNKATS; this comes from the coding sequence ATGGTTCTGGGACCCGGGAAAATAGTTGGGACATTCTTTACTATCCTTGCACTGATAGTTGCGGTGACAACCATCGTAAGGATTCAGGTCTCGATGAGGATGCAGTACGTCAATGGAGAGTTGGCTGACGACACCAATGGCAGTAAAGACATCTCCTACACGATTGGACGCGTCGGCACTAGTAAAGGAAACACAGTCAACGTCAGAGTACGGTACCGTTACATGGTCCAGGGCAAGGAGTACAAAGGACACATTTTCACCCTTAATGGGAATTCGTACGCTACTTTTTCCGAGGACAAAGTAAAGAAGCTCATATCGGATCTAACAAGCTCACCGCAGATCCGGGTTTGGTACGATCCGAAACACCCCGAATTCTCGGTTATTGTCGAGCCAAAGCTTGGTATTGAGTGGATGTGGTTAGGTTCACTAGTTCTTTTAGCTCTGCTCAGTTTTAAATATTTAGACAGAGCCATAATCAGGATGCAAGGCCTTAATAAAGCAACCAGTTAA
- a CDS encoding NADAR family protein yields the protein MDVGGYTTGIAGRLSNFTPRAFVLDGFHCACLEGALQAFKFDDPEMQKRICMMSGKEAKTIGQTRNEAWQSCQTLWWQGKAYDRLSPEYQQLLDRLYEAALLSADFADDLLATGDEVLSHSIGEHDPRKTVLTEEEFCSRLMANRSKVKKAREA from the coding sequence ATGGATGTCGGTGGCTATACGACGGGCATTGCCGGAAGACTGTCGAATTTCACTCCACGTGCGTTTGTCCTGGATGGTTTCCATTGTGCATGCCTGGAGGGAGCGCTTCAGGCATTTAAGTTCGATGATCCGGAGATGCAAAAGCGGATCTGCATGATGTCCGGCAAAGAAGCCAAGACTATTGGGCAAACCAGAAATGAAGCATGGCAAAGCTGTCAAACACTTTGGTGGCAAGGCAAGGCTTACGATCGTCTCTCGCCGGAATACCAGCAACTACTCGACAGGTTGTATGAGGCTGCCTTGTTGTCAGCTGATTTCGCCGACGATCTTTTGGCTACCGGCGACGAAGTCTTGTCTCACAGCATTGGGGAGCATGACCCCAGGAAAACAGTTTTAACCGAGGAAGAGTTTTGCAGCCGTCTCATGGCCAATCGCTCCAAAGTTAAAAAAGCAAGAGAGGCGTAG